The Methanoregula sp. UBA64 genome contains the following window.
CTTATCGATCCGGTTCGGATCCGGTATACGTGGGATGCATGCAGCCTGATTCTCGGGTGCCTGCTCGGGTACGAGTTCCTGACGGGACGGGGCGGGTGGACTCCGCCAAAACGGGTTCTTTTACGGGGCATGATTGCACTTTTCGGGGCGGCATCCTCCCTTGCCCTGATCGTATGGATTACGGAGGTCCTGTCTATGCCCGGGACGGCACTTCCGTACCCGGTTGCACCGTTTGTCTCCATCGCCTGTGCCGGTTTCTGGTTTAGTGCCTGCGTACCGCTTGCCGCCCGAAAACTGGGCTTCGGGAGTAAAGACCCGGGGAGTATGTGAGAACGCCCGGGAGCGGTTCGCCCGGCCCCCGCATCCCCATTGTTGCGGAATTTTAGCGGCCGCCCCGACCGTTTCCGGAAATGATCGGTCCGACCATCTTTTCTGTTGAGTGCAAGGTAGGGGGGGTGGGGGCGATCGCAAATCCGCGTGGATCAATGGCCGCCCCGACCAATGTCTGAGATCGGTCGGTCCGACCATTGATCGAGTACGGTCGGGGCGACCACCCCTTCTCGTCTGAAGTTCCAGTGGAACCACAGGTCACGGTACTGGAAAAAGTACGGCCACCCCGACCATTTTTGAAAATGATCGGTCCGATCATTTTTTCTGTTGAGTTGAAGGTAGGGGGGAGGGGGGTAGCATTTTTTTTGGAGGTCGGGGTGACCACTGCGGGAGGAGGCGGGGGGTGGGGTTGTGTGACGAACGCATGTTTCCCCTTTTAGAAATCAGCATTTTTGCTATCACCCTTGGGCCGTTAAAATCATTATTAATATCCGACTGAATTGACCAATTCAATCTTTTTAGGAGCCAAATATAGGGAGAGCATCCGCACTTTCACGCTGCACGGCCGAGGTATATATAAAAAAGAGGCCTAGCTCCTATCAATAGTCCTGAGATGGAGAGAATGAAATCGTGATAAAAACGTAAATGAGGAATTTATGGAGAGAAGATTACTCCTTCCAGTTGTTAAAACACGAAACAAAGAGACCTATATCGATAACTCGTGTGACGTTTCTGCTATCGTAATAAGGATTAGGGATTTTCTTTTTAAGGATGGATCCCTGAATTGTGCCTTAATCAAAGAAATTCAAGATGCAGGAGGATTACACCAATATTACAATTTTAAAGGGCCAATTATCTTTTCTTCAATAATGCGTGATGAAATTCTAGACTCATGCGTTGTTGAAACCTATATCTTTCTTATAAATCAGCTTAAGCCTGAGTATTACCTAACTCCAGACAGCTATACATATCGAGGATATAAGATAGATTCTCGATCAAAAATTGAAAAAATTTTAGAGATGACAAAAATCATTTTAAAAGAATGTCCCGCGAGTGAACCAATCGGTCTCATAAAAGGCTGCAATCTTTCCCAAATTGATCTTCATCTCGACAAACTAATAGAGTTGAAAATTAAGCGATTTTGTTTCCATGCGGGAGATTTCATTTATAAAGAGTCTGAATATTCCAAAAGCCAAGCAATCTTTTTTGCTAAATCGATGAAAGAAAAAAGGATTTATCTAATCATATACGGGGTTGGAAGCAACACCTATTTTAGAAAATTCCATTTTGCAGATGCTTTTGTTACAAACTCGCATTTTATGCAAGCAGCTAACCATCGTCGCATTCCCGGTTCAAAATGGATTACCTTCAAAGGAAAACCAAATCAGGAGACGATTATGGAGAATTTAAGATATCTCTTGAGGTTAGTTAACCCACCAAAGGACTTGTCTCTCCTTTCAACATGGTTATCCACGGAAGTAATCGAAAACATCGATAGTTTATCCATAGGATATTACCCTGTCATAAATAGGGAGATTAAAATTAAAGAGGTCTGATTTTCATGGGAGGAGATATTGCACCGAAGGAATATGTAGAAAAACATGGCCCGCAGGACGGTCAAGCCACAATTGAACAATTTCAGGATCTATTGACACGAAAAAGGATCCAAGATAAATCTGAATCTTACGAGACAGATATTAACGAAAAAATCAACGAAAAACTAAGTGTTTACAATGACAGGGACACAGAAATTCATCGTGAACATCTGAAGGACATCAGAAAAATAATTGAAGATGATAATGAAGGATCGATCGAGTTAAAATTTGCGGGATCTGTCAGCAAACATACCTATATTGATGGACTGAGTGATGTTGATGTTCTAGTTCTTGTCAATAATTCAGAATTGGCCGACAAATCTCCCCAAGAAATTAAAATATACCTCAAATCCGTATTGCAAAAAAGATTGAAGCATGTCAAGGAAATACATACAGGAAGTTTGGCAATTACAGTGATTTTTTCCGATGGAACCGAAATTCAATTACTTCCTGCACTTAAACGAGGTGAGGGTTACCGCATCCAAGAGGAAAAAAGGAATTCTTGGTCAAATGTTACACGACCTGATAAATTCGCAGCCAAACTAACGGAAACAAACCAAAATTGTGGGCAAAAAGTTATTCCAGTTATCAAAATTGCAAAAAGTATCAATTCTCAGTTGCCAGAGGATCAACAACTATCAGGATATCATATCGAATCACTTGCAATTAAAATTTTTAGAGGTTACCCTGAAGATGCCCCTAGGACTCCTAAATTTATGCTGAAATATTTCTTTGAAAAAGCAACCGTTGAAGTCAAAACTCAAATAAAAGATAGTACGCATCAATCCATTCATGTTGATGATTATCTTGGCCCGAATGACTCACTTCAACGAAAAAATGTCAGTGATACACTTAAAAGAATTTCCGATAGAATGAAAAATGCAGATTCTAATGCAAATATCGAAGAATGGGAAAAAATTCTTGGAGATATAAATGAGTGATAACACCACTGAAAATGAAACAGGTATTGAGCACGTAATTAAAGATCTTCAACGAAAATCAGAAATTTTACGAGAAATTCAGGTTTTTTGTTCAAAAAAATGTAAACGATGGGCCGACCTTATATTACTCCTCACGGTATTACTTACGATGGGTATCGCATTTCTATCGTTAATTGTCCCAGTATTGATCCATCTTGACGGAACTGCGAATACCATATTTGGAATTATTATTGCTCTTGCAGGAATGGGAGTATTATTTCTTTCAATATCGGATAGAATTTTTGGAATTAATGAACGGTATGCTCGCCATCTCCAAGGAGAGAAAATATTGACGGATTTTATTAGAGAATGCCATAGTTTCCGACATGTCGAATTAAAAAAATATAGTGATGAGAAAAAGATGATCAAATTAAATGCTTTGAAAGATCGCTATTCCCAGATACAGCAGATATTACCTCCAAACGATATTTCCAATTTAGAATTCCTAAAAATTAAACAACAATACTACCTTAAAGTGGACATAAGTAAAAAATTAGATTTAGATCATAATTTGGATATTGAGAAAGCAGCGTCTCTAAATAAGAATTCGGATTAATAACTTTCTTCACCTCATTTTATTCGATTAAAAGATGTGTTTTTCATAATTCCACATTGCTCAAATCAATAAAAAACAATTTTATCTTTAAAATACAATCGTAAATAATGGACGAACTAATCCTAATTGATGCGGCCTGTCTAATAATAGGGATAGTTGGGATTGTTCTAGCCTACTTTTTTTATTTGAAAACCAAGCAACAAGAGGAAGCTGTCGCAGCTGAAAATAAAACTGCTTTAATGGAGATAAGGGGCTCTATCACAGAACAAACAATAAAATTAAATGATATTGAAGTAGGACTCGCCCAATTTCAAATTCAAGGAGATGTTATAAACTATCCGGAAATTCAACAAAAGACAGACGCACGAAAAAGATTAGAAGCATTTTTTATTGGAATTTTTGTCACTATTTTACTGGCTGCGATTATTGCATATCTCACCAAACCACGTAAAAGATCCTGATTTTTCCACTAGTTTCAATCCCCAAACCGGAGTAACTCCCTATTTATCTTCACCGACAGCTCCCCCCGATAACTTCCAAAATTCCCGCAGCTTACACGAAGCATTTAACCCGGCATAACCTTGTAAGGAATAATCAACTATGTCCCTGACATTCTGCACCAAGGTAACGAGGAAGATCGCGAATATCGGGTATCCAAAGAAAGTCGCCCGCCGCTTTGCGAAAGTCTTTGCCGTCCTCATGACCCTGACCTGCGGCCTCTTCGGGCTCTTTGAGAAGGAAAAAGCACCGATCTATCTGAATGCCGGTTTCGGGATGCATGCTGCGGGTGCCCGGGCCGGGATCTTCTCGCCCGCCATCTCTTCTATACGTCGTTGACCGCCGGTCCGGTCATTACGGGTTCCTGATTACCTGCACAGCGTATGCTGCCGAAGGTTATCCGGCCCGTACCGTTTCCAAAAAAAAGCGGTATGACCCTGCACCGGGCCGGCCTTGTCATTCCCTTTGACGAGCGGATGCGCCCGCCCGTCGCGATCCCCACAAAAGAATACCCCGGCCCCGGGTCACGGGCGAAAACGAGGTGTAGTACCTATGGCAACCCAGACCACAGAACAGGGCGTGATTGCGCCGGGTGCGATTGCATCCGGTGCCACGTACAGCAACCGGATTATTCCCTGCACCATTGCAGGTGAGACAACAAATGTTCTTCTTCCGGAACCGGGCACAAAAAAGCTACCGGGCGGCACCGGCAGGACTTCACACCGCCGCACCGTAAAAAACCGCAAAACCCGGGCCGGCAGCCACCGGAAGACGAAGGCAGGATCTGCACGTCCCCATGAGATCTGGCTCCGCCCGCCAAAGGGCACGTTCGAGGCGGCAAAAATCCTCGCGGCCGAGGGATACATTATCGGCAAAACCACCGGGCCGGCCCCGGTCTTTGACCTTGTGGGCAGGTCGCCGGAGCAGGGGATCCTGGTCAAGATCGTCCGGCCACGCGAGCCGGTCCGTGGCGCTGCCCGGGTGGCAGAGCTCTACCTCCCCGAGATCCTCCTGCTCCGGTCCTACTACCGCTCACCGGCAGACAGCATCGAGCTCTGGATCTTCTCCCGGGAAATTGGCCTTGCCCGCTACCGGGTCTTTGACTGGGGCATTGCAAACGTCACAACAGTTACAAAACTCTTCAAAACGCAGCCCTCCGGGAAGGTTGCAGGACAAACCGGGCAAAAAAATCTCGTAGAACAACAGACCCGTAACTCTCCCTGACCCGATTGCGTATCCGGGCAATAATCGGGCCCGGATCCACTTCCCTTTTTTTCGCTATATATTCAGAACTCCTATGATGGTATGTCAAAGGGCGCCCCGAGACAAGAGAAAAAAAAGAAAGGAAGTGAAAAAAATGGCAGACTTCGCACCAAACAGTGCAGTAAAGAGTGCGGTCCGCAAACTCGCGGCACCGCTTGCGGATGTGGACGCGTTCAACACGCTTGTCCAGTCCGTCATCACGAACAACCCGTTCGGATGTGTATCGTATATGAACTCGGGCGCCAACCACCCGCCCGTAGAGAAGTCAAAGGAGAACTACACGGCAAAATTCGTGTACCAGGATGAGGACGCAAAAAAGATCGGCAGCGGCTCGGAGAGCTACCGCACGGTCGCCGGCTACAAGGCCGGCATCGCAGCAGTCCTTGCAAATTCCGCCAATGTCACGGCGCACGGGGGCAACCCGGCCCATGATTCGGACGGAGACCTGTTCTCCGCGACGCTCAAATGCCATGCGGCAAACGGGGAGATCTTCCTCGTGACATTTGCCCGGGAGAAGGTCTCGCTCTCGTCCTACGAAGACGAGTCCATCCGGACCGTCATCGAGACCTGGGCAGACGGTATCCCGGCCCTTGCATGAGGCGATCCGTTATGGACAACGAGATGATCCTGGCCGGTGCCTTCCTCGGCACCGGCCTCCTTGCCTACGTGGTAATCCCGGGCCTGCTGGTCATGTGGGACCGGGTCCTCGACCACATGGAGACAAACGAAGAAAAGAAGTAAGAACAACCGCCGGCGGGGGAGGTTTCCCTGCCGGCCCCCGTTTTAGGACGCTCCGTGTAGTTCCTAAAAAAGCAAACCCATAATAGGAAGCATTGATAACAGAACCGCCATGAAGCGCTGTATTCCAGTCCTGATAGTAGTATTCCTTGTAATTCTGGTCCTGTCTGCCGGCTGTACCGATTCCGCACCGCCGGCATCCGGCGGATCGTCTGCCACCGGTACGGGTAAAGGCGGCATGAGCGTGAACGTCAGCGCAATGGACAGCGTCCTTGCCTCCACGTATCTCCAGATGCCCGACCTCAACATGACCTTTATCGATTTCGACATCACCAACCCCTCGGACACCGCCCGCACGGTCACCGTGGAATCGGAGATCCAGGGGTATACCGAGAAAGCGATCAACACCGTCGAAGTTCCTGCCCACGGGAACATAACGGTCGGGCAGACCCCGCAGCTTCGCACAAGCGCCATCCCCGCGGAAATGACCTCCGCAACGCTCCACTACAAGGTCGCCCTTTCTGACGGGACCAGCATCGACGAGCAGACCGAGCCCGTCAAGATCTATGCAAAGGATACCATGGTCTGGTCTATTTACGATGGCGCGGAATGGAACGACATGACTCCGTACATTGCCGCGTGGGTAACCCCGCATGCTGCCGATATCGACCCGCTCGTGCGCAAGGCTGCCAACTACAATGCCGGGAAATCGATGACCGGGTACCAGTGCGGCGACACCTGCACGGATGCAGAATGGGAAGCCGACACCAATGCCCAGGTAAAGGCGATCTTTACCGCGCTCAAGAACGATTACCAGATCACTTACGTCAACTCGCCCCTTGCCTACGGGCGGGAGACCGAAGCCTCGCAAAGGGTCCGGCTGCCGGCAGAGTCCATCTCCTCGAAATCGGCCAACTGTATCGACGGCACCGTCCTGTATGCCTCGGCCTTTGAATCCATTGGCATAAACCCCCACATCATCGTCCTCCCCACCCATGCGTTCGTCTGTTACGACACCAAACCCAATGCTGCCGGCCAGATGGCCTGCCTTGAGACCACGATGACCGGGTCTTCGACATTCGAGGAAGCAGCCGCGTACGGGGACCAGGAGTACCAGACGGAGATAACAAACGGGAACTTCAAGTCCGGTAACTCCCAGGACCTGTCCGTTGCCGAGTTAAGGAAAATCGGCATCCTCCCGATGCAGTAAAACGAAAGACCGGGCAGACAAAAAACTGCCCGTTTTTCGCAAACCCCGAATTTTTTTTATAGCCTTGTGCCGGTACGGAAAAGAAACGAGCCTGCCCGCACAGGATCAACTAAAAAAAGAAACCTTTTACCCGGTAAAAGGAGAGGCCGGGATCAGAACCAGCTTTCGAGCGTCTTTTGCCCGGCCTTTGTCGAGTACCGTTCAAGCGCGGCATCGACCCGCTCCGGGGCAAACTCGTACCCGTCGCAGAGCATCCGTTTGATCCCTTCAACGCTCGGGTGGCCCCAGGCAAGGGAGTATTCGGTCGTCACCGGGGGCCGGAGGAAAAAGTCCATCACCGGCGCCGGGTCAAAGCCCGGGCACTTCTCGGCAAGCTTTGCTGCAAACTCCCCGTTTCTTACGATCTTCAACGCGGTCTTTGCCCCGACACCGGCCGCCCCCGGGTTAAAATCGGTCCCGACAAGGACCCCGATCTCCACGAGCTGTTCCCGGGTAAGCGAGAGGCCGGCGAGCACCTCGGGGAGTGCCACCCGCTCCGGGTTTACCGTCACGACCCGGCCCCGGATCTTGCGCTTCCCGCTCACGGTCAGGTTCCGCATCAGGAGCGGTGCGCCAAAAAGGAGCGTATCGTAGTCCTGCGAGACCGCAAACCGGGCATCCCCCCGCTGCACCATGAATGCCGCCTGTGCCTCGCCTTCCGAGGGAGCCTGCACGTACGGGATCCCTAACAGATCGAGGAGCTCTTTAGAGGTCGCGATGATCGTCTCGTCCACCCGGGTCGCCGACCGGGCCTGCTTGTATGCCTCCTCATCGTCGCCCCGTTCGACTGCTGCCTTGTACTTCGCCCCGGCCTCGTCGCGGAGCTTTTTACGCTCTGCGTTCGTCTCCTGCTTGAGCTCGGGCGGTTTCCCGTCAAAGACAAAGACCGGCTTGATCCCTTTCTCAAGGAAGTTGACCATCCGGAACAGGATACCCGAGAGGTGCGAGGTTACACGGCCTTTGGAATCCATCAGCGGCGTCCCGTCCGGCTGCCGGATGATGGTTAAGAACTGGTAGAGCGTGTTATTCGCATCGACCGCTGCCACTCCCGAGAGCCCTTCCCAGGAGACCGGGGTTTTGTAATCGGCGATGATATCCCGCAGTGCGACACCCATGGCACGTCACTCTTCCTTATAGGTTTGTGCTCCCCGCACGCTTATTTGTAGGCCCGTTTGGAGAGTTCGGTCACCAGGTCTTCGAGTTTTGCCGTGGTCTTATCGTATTTCTCTGTCATATTGCCGGAGATCTCCTCGAGGTTCGTGCGCAGCATCCGCTCCCGGGTGATCACGTTCTTTTCAAGGTTTCTCACCTTGATCTCCAATGAGAGGAAGAGCCCGCCAAGCGAGAGCGCCATGAGGGCGGCGGCGACTGCGATGATGATGTCCTGCCAGAACCGGAGGATCAGGACGAGGGTGGAGACGACCATGACGGCCGTAAGGATAATATCGGGGAGATACTCGGGAATGTCCATGCTTTTAGATGATGAGAGCGCACATCATTAAGTTAACTCTCTCACCTTCAGGAGCACGTACTTCATGGACACGACACTTGCCCGCTTCAGGGACGCCCTGCCCGTCCTTGTCATGCCGATCTTTCTTATCATCGTGGAACTCGGCGCCCTCCTCCTTGCCTTCCCGGTCCAGTCCGCGGGCCTCGTTGCCTTCGAGGACCCGGAATCGGTAGCAAACCCGTTTATCTTCCTTGCGATCATCCTCGGGTTTACCATCGTCCTTCTGGTGCTGATCAAATATGCCCTAAAAAAGCTGATCGCCGCCATCATCGGCGTTGCCATCTTCTTTACGTTCTGCTTTGTCTTTGCCGCCATTGTATACGGCCTTGCAAACATCAGCACCACGGGGACCGGCGCCTGGTGGGAGGATATCGTGCCGGCGGTTCTCGTGTACTCGACAACCGCTGAAACCCTCCTTGCAACCGGTCTCGTGCTCGGGCTCTCCGTGGCTGCCACCCTGCTCCTGTACAAGTACCCCGAGTGGTACGTGATCGACCTGCTGGGACTCCTCCTTGCCGCCGGCGTTGCCGCGATCTTCGGGGCATCGCTCGATGTGCTGCCGGTCCTCCTCCTCCTCGCAATCCTCGCAGTCTACGATGCGATCTCGGTATACAAGACCAAGCACATGCTCACCCTTGCCGAGGGAGTGATGGACTTAAAAACGCCGATCCTCTTTGTGATCCCCAAAAAGCGCGACTACTCGTTTATCAAAGAAGGGATCGGGAAGATTGAGGAAGGCACCGAGCGTTCCGCCTTTATCATCGGCATGGGCGACCTCATCATGCCCGCGATCCTCGTGGTATCTGCCGCGATCTTCACCCACGGGACAAAATATTTCGGCCTTTTTAACCTGCCGGCGCTCGGGGCAATTATCGGCTCGGTCTGCGGCCTTGTCATCCTGCTTCACTTCGTGATGTCGGGAAAGCCGCAGGCCGGCCTGCCCCCGTTAAATGGCGGGACGATCCTCGGGTTTCTCATCGGCTGGGCTCTCATCGGCTTTGCGTGAGGATTCCCAGTCCTTTTTGTGGGAGAGGAGCTCGGCGAGCACCTCGTCCACCCCGTCTTTTGTCTCCGTTGACATGGAGCGGTAGCCTTCCGCAACCGTAAGGTCGGACTTGTTTGCCACGACAATCACCGGAACGCTGACCATGCCCTTTACCTCGTCGAGCAGCCGCAGCTGCATCTCCATGGGGTACCCGCAGTGCTCGGAGGGGTCGAGGACATAGAGGATCACGCTTGCCACGTTCATCATTGCGGAGAGCGCCTGCCGTTCGATGGGGTTTCTCTCTTCGGAGGGGCGGTCGAGGATACCCGGGGTATCGACGAACTGGACCCGTTCCCTGCCGGTCTGGCGGAGTCCTACGATCACGCCCTTTGTCGTGAACGGATAGGACGCAATCTCGGGCGTTGCCGTGGAGACCAGCCGGATAAAGGAGGACTTGCCGACGTTCGGATATCCCGCAATCACGACCGTAAATGCATCCTCGACATGGGGCAGCTTGCGGAGGGTATTCCTGACCTCGTTTAAGAAGTGCAGGTCATCGTCGATCTGGTGGACCATGGAGGCAAGCCGCGCCACCGCACGTTTCCGGTACACCATGGTATCGGCTGCTTTCCGTGTCTGGACCGCGATCTCGTGGCCTACCATCTTCGTGTGCTTTGCCGCCCAGCCGACCGCCCCGAGGGACTGCTTGATCTTATCGACCCCGTAGAGGATATCGGCCATCTCCCGGTAAAAGGGCGGGATCTTTTCAAACTCAGGGAATCCCCGGATGATGTAGACCAGCCGGTCGTGGATTGCCGCGCCGACGGCTCTTACAAACTCTTCGTTAGCCCGATCCTTGTTTGTCTTCTCTTTACGCTTTTTTGCTGCACGGCGAAAGCTCCGGTCAAGGATCTCATCTGCTGTGGGCACTGTCGGCATCCGTTCGAATTCCACAAAACTCCAACCTATATATCCATAGACAGTTATACGTCTTATCGTTATGGAGCTCTCGCTCATCCAGAAGGATATCTTAATCACGCTCATTACCCTCTATCACCAGCAGTCGCATTCCATCAAAGGCGAGGAGATTGCCGATATGATCATGCGCAACCCGGGTACTGTGCGCAACCAGATGCAGTCCTTAAAGGCGATCGGCCTTGTGGATGGCGTGCCCGGGCCAAAGGGCGGGTATATCCCTACGGAACTGGCGTACAAGGAGCTCAACTTAAATGTCTCGGGCGGGGACTACGATGTCCCGATCAGCCGCGATGGCGTGGAGGTCAAAGGCGTGCACGTGCAGGAGGTGGACTTTACCACCCTCTGCCACCCGGACATCTGCCATGCGGTAATCAAGCTCGTGGGCAGCTCGAAGATCTTCGACATTGGCGACAAGATTACGATCGGGCCGACCCCGGTGAACAAACTGCTGATTCG
Protein-coding sequences here:
- a CDS encoding CBASS oligonucleotide cyclase, yielding MGGDIAPKEYVEKHGPQDGQATIEQFQDLLTRKRIQDKSESYETDINEKINEKLSVYNDRDTEIHREHLKDIRKIIEDDNEGSIELKFAGSVSKHTYIDGLSDVDVLVLVNNSELADKSPQEIKIYLKSVLQKRLKHVKEIHTGSLAITVIFSDGTEIQLLPALKRGEGYRIQEEKRNSWSNVTRPDKFAAKLTETNQNCGQKVIPVIKIAKSINSQLPEDQQLSGYHIESLAIKIFRGYPEDAPRTPKFMLKYFFEKATVEVKTQIKDSTHQSIHVDDYLGPNDSLQRKNVSDTLKRISDRMKNADSNANIEEWEKILGDINE
- the fen gene encoding flap endonuclease-1, with amino-acid sequence MGVALRDIIADYKTPVSWEGLSGVAAVDANNTLYQFLTIIRQPDGTPLMDSKGRVTSHLSGILFRMVNFLEKGIKPVFVFDGKPPELKQETNAERKKLRDEAGAKYKAAVERGDDEEAYKQARSATRVDETIIATSKELLDLLGIPYVQAPSEGEAQAAFMVQRGDARFAVSQDYDTLLFGAPLLMRNLTVSGKRKIRGRVVTVNPERVALPEVLAGLSLTREQLVEIGVLVGTDFNPGAAGVGAKTALKIVRNGEFAAKLAEKCPGFDPAPVMDFFLRPPVTTEYSLAWGHPSVEGIKRMLCDGYEFAPERVDAALERYSTKAGQKTLESWF
- a CDS encoding presenilin family intramembrane aspartyl protease PSH; translation: MDTTLARFRDALPVLVMPIFLIIVELGALLLAFPVQSAGLVAFEDPESVANPFIFLAIILGFTIVLLVLIKYALKKLIAAIIGVAIFFTFCFVFAAIVYGLANISTTGTGAWWEDIVPAVLVYSTTAETLLATGLVLGLSVAATLLLYKYPEWYVIDLLGLLLAAGVAAIFGASLDVLPVLLLLAILAVYDAISVYKTKHMLTLAEGVMDLKTPILFVIPKKRDYSFIKEGIGKIEEGTERSAFIIGMGDLIMPAILVVSAAIFTHGTKYFGLFNLPALGAIIGSVCGLVILLHFVMSGKPQAGLPPLNGGTILGFLIGWALIGFA
- a CDS encoding NOG1 family protein, which gives rise to MEFERMPTVPTADEILDRSFRRAAKKRKEKTNKDRANEEFVRAVGAAIHDRLVYIIRGFPEFEKIPPFYREMADILYGVDKIKQSLGAVGWAAKHTKMVGHEIAVQTRKAADTMVYRKRAVARLASMVHQIDDDLHFLNEVRNTLRKLPHVEDAFTVVIAGYPNVGKSSFIRLVSTATPEIASYPFTTKGVIVGLRQTGRERVQFVDTPGILDRPSEERNPIERQALSAMMNVASVILYVLDPSEHCGYPMEMQLRLLDEVKGMVSVPVIVVANKSDLTVAEGYRSMSTETKDGVDEVLAELLSHKKDWESSRKADESPADEKPEDRPAI